In bacterium Unc6, the genomic window CGCTTTGCTCGGGCAGGTGAGCTCTATCGTTGGGTGCCTATACCCCAGCCAGATATACAGGAGGCATTGAATGTTATTCTTAGTAGGATTTATGTTATTGATGGGTTTAGTGGATAGTCTCAACCCATTTACGATTACCGTTCAAATCTTATTACTCGGAACATTAAAAAATGTTAACAGAATTGCTATCTATATATCGGGCATCTTGGTTATTTATCTCGTGGGCGGTATTGCAATATTCACCGGTCTATCTACCATTTTTAACTATCTAATAGAGCAGTTCTTATCAATCCCAGAATTAGTTCTCTACAGCATTCAATTGATTTTGGGTGTCATTTTGGTTGTCTATGGGTTTATTGCGCTGCGAAAGAGTAACGAGTCAAAGCAATTGCCTAATAACCCTGGTGTTTCAACTTGGGCACTCATATCTCTTGGCGCGGGTGTAACACTTGTTGCTGATCTTCCAACCGCAATGCCATACTTTGCCTTCATTGCCAAGATGACTGAGATGAGAGTTGATATAATCATCGGAGTTACGTTTCTATTGGCATATAGCATCATCTATGTTCTTCCTCTAATCATTACTTGGGCGTTGTATCTGAAGTTTCAAGACAAAATTAAAAGCAGAATGGCATTCGTCGTAGCCAAAATGGAGAAGGTCAACAAATACATTATTGTAGGTTTTTGCGTCGTAGGAATTCTTCTCATCATAGACTCGGTGTTGTTTTATGTCGGTATCCCAATCAAGTGGTGATCCGATTACTTCCGAGTGCGGGGTGCAAATAGACGGGGATTGCCGCCCAACATTGCGTTGCACTGGACGGCTTCGCCGCCGGTGAACACCCTCGTTGGGCGGAAAGAAAACTATAATTGAGGAATACATATGAAGCATTTTCTCTTGTTTGTGAGCATCGTTATTTCCATTGTAAGCTCAATCGCTTTTGCTCAGACCTTGCCGGTGGAGGACATTATCAAGGATGCATCGCCATCTGTTGTAAAGATCGTTGTCTACGACATCACTGGAACCAAACGGGGAGAGGGCTCAGGTTTCTTCATTAGTCGCGGCAAAATTATTACTAACGCCCACGTCGTAGATGGTGCATATTCTGCCGAGGTGCACAGTTCTCTTAACTTGTATGAGCAAATCACGATTAACAAACGCGACGATGAGGTAGACTTGGCGCTTCTTACTGTAGAGGATGTTGGGGAGCCGACAATTGCCTTGGCAGATAGCATTGACCTACGCCCCGGGCAACGAGTTCTCGCGATTGTGAACCCCCCCTCGGTCTTAAGCGTACAGTCTCTGACGGTTTGATAAGCGCCGTGAGAGGCATTCCAGGTGATATACAACTTATTCAAATCTCTGCTCCCATTTCTCTAGGTAGTAGCGGAGACCTCTACTTAACCTACAAGGTTCAGTCATCGGAGTAACTTCTGCTAGCCTGTCCGAAGGACAAAATCTCAACTTTGCTGTCGGTATTGAAACGCTGAAGCAGTTCTTGCAAATGCCAGCAAAACTTGAGCCACTCAAGAAGGCGCAAACTCGTGTACTTTGGAGAACTATACTCAAATGGGTAATCAATATAGTTGTAGGAATTGTAGCTCTTGCTTTCGGGGGAGGCTGGTGGATTATTTTCATCGTCATTATGATTCTGACCTTTCTCTTCTACATTTTGAAAGGGTTGTGGGGATTGATAATCGCACCTTTCAGAAGAAAAAATAAATCCGAGACCTTGCTTGTCGATGAAGACCCCTACCTAACAACCTCTGAAGATATGCATACAAGACAGGCGCCTCTATTTACTGAAAAAAACGAGGACGCTGAGGATGAAGCTGATGGAGAAAACTTTTTCTACTTTCACTGTTGGAAGTGTGGAGAGATAGTTGAGGTCGACAAATCAGAAGGAGCCGATACGATAGAATGCAAAGGATGTGGTACGAGACTTGATATACCAAATGAATAGAACCGCCCAATACTAAAATTTGTGTTACCATATTTTATATTTCTTGCTCTTTTTACTATATTCTTCTGGGGAACCTATTGGTCGCAATAAAAATATCTATACAGGATAGGTTTTGTATCTTTCATAACAAAGTGTAATAAATGGTAAGTCATGAATAAACTTGATGGGCTTTCTCCTATCATATCCAAATTCCGGCTTTTTTAAAACATATAGAAATTCACCTATTTTTATCTTTTTAAGAGAAATTATTCCATCTATGTCATAGGTTGCCCTGTGGATTGCACATATGCTAACCGCCAAGCCTTCCATAAAAACAAATTTTATTTTTTGTTTTCTGCACGCCTTCAAGACCTTATTCATCACAGTAAATAAAATATTTTTTGTCACTATTTTAATGCTCCCATATTTTTTAGAATAACCTTATTTTTCTAAGGTGCTCTGCCTGCATCTTTTCAAGTCACCTGTCGCCCGGTTACCAGTCAGTTATTTTTCCTACCACTTTTCCCAGTGTAAAACCTCTTCAAGGGTCCTTTTGTGGGGATTCGGTGCTTCATCAGGATGACCAATCGGAATAAGTGAAATAAGTTTATATCCTTCCGGTACTTGTAATATTTTTCTTATTTCTTCTGCGTAGAACTTTTTATCACCTGCAACCCAGCAGGAGCCCAAATCTAATTCTGCTGATGCAAGTAAGATATTTTCTGTTGCAGCACACCCATCTTCAAGATAGTATTTTGTATCTTTACAAAAAATAGCAATACAGCAGGGTGCTCCTGAAATAAACTTACCATGGTCAGTTGTATCTGCTATCTGTTTTATTTTTTCAGGCACAGTAATAACTATAAACTCCCAAGGCTGGATGTTTATTGCAGTTGGAGCAAGCCGGGCACAGTCAATGATTTTTTTAATCTTTTCTTTTGAAACAGGGTCTTTTTTGAATTTTCTTACACTTTTTCTTTTTTTCAATATATCAAACATATTTCCTCCCTATTTTAGATAACTATAAAACTGGCGACAAACTACAAATAGAGTAAAAGTGGTTTATATTTTTTACCGAAGATATTTATTTTTATTTTTCTTTTATCTAAATTTTCATAGAACATCTTTATATCTATTTTTTCATCAGGAAGAAGTGTTTTTATTTTTTCTGCCCATTCAATTACGCATACACCATCACCATAAAAATACTCTTCTATTCCAAGACTTAAAATATCGGATGTTTTTTTAAGTCTATAAAGGTCTATATGATAAAGTGGAATTTTTCCCTCATATTCTCTTATAAGAACAAATGATGGGCTTATTACAAAATCTATATTTTTTATTCCCAATCCTTTTGCAATCCCTCTTGTAAGCGTTGTTTTTCCGGTTCCGAGTTCGCCAAAAAGTGCAATAATACTTCCATTTTGAAGGTTTTGCCCGAGTATTTTTCCAATGTCCTGCGTCTTTTTTACAGAAGTGCTTATAAACTGTCTTGAAAAAGATACCTCCATTATGCTCCGTATTTTTCAAGTTTTAATGCGTGGGCAAGCATAAGTGCCATAAGTTCCTGTGCCGGGATTTTCCCTATCCCGCCGGTTTTACACTGTTTTTCGCAAAAATGTGTTATGCCATCGGGTCTGCAGGTTTCTGAAAATAATATAACCGGGTTAGGATGCCAGGAATGTCCTCTTAATTTAGAGGGCGTGGAATGATCTCCTGTTATTACCAGCACATCCGGTTTTAATGCAAATATCCTCGGTATTATTTTATCAACCTCTTCTATTGCATGAACCTTTTTATCAAAATCTCCGTCTTCACCTGCTGAGTCTGTTTTTTTTATATGGACATAGAAAAAATCATATTTTTGGTAATTTTTCTCAAGACACAAAATCTCGTCTTCTATTGTCTCACCGTCGACAGAAAGTATATCCATACCAACAAGGTGTGCAAGTCCTTTGTACATCGGATATGTTGCAATTGCAGACGGTGTTAATTTAAAGAGTTTTTGCATATTCGGAATATCAGGACTTTTGGCAATTCCCCTTAACAAGAATGTATTGGCAGGATATTCATTTTTTAGGATATTATTCGCTGACTTTATAAACATATTGATCACTCTTGCAGATTTTTTTGATTCTTCATCCAGAGCCTCTATGTCATTGGCAGGGCGTCCTTCTTTCTGAGGGTCACTATCTGTAAGGTTTTCCCCAAGTTCTTCTCCATGAAGTACAACAACAAATCTATGTTCCTTGCCAGGTTTTATTATAACTTCAACATCTTCTATTCTTGAAATGTCTTTTTGAATCCTTGCACAAAGTGCAATATTTTTTTCAGTTGCAATCCTGCCTGCTCTTCTATCTGTGATAATTTTGTTTTTATCCATTGTTGCAAAGTTGCCCCTTGCAGCAAGTGAATTTTTATCAAGTGTAAGTCCTATCCCTAATCCCTCAAGAATCCCCCTTCCTATAAGATACTTCTGAGGGTCGTAGCCAAAAAGTGCAAGATGCCCCGGGCCTGACCCAGGTGTAATTCCACTTCCCACCGCATCAATCATTCCACATACACCTGAACCTGCTACCTTGTCTAGGTTGGGTGTATTCGCAAATTCAATCTCTGTTTTTCCGTCCTTGAACGGAATTCCACCGATTCCATCAAGAACAAGAAGAACAATTTTTGAGGGTGTTTTCTGAACCAATTCTAATAAAAACTCTGCTGTTATCATTTTTCCCCTTTTTTATAGAGTTAATTGTATAACTCTCACTTCATTTCACCATATTTTTAACATATTCAATAACTTTTTCCTGAACCTGCTGTGGATTGCCTTTCACAGTACAGCCTGAGGCGGCATTATGCCCTCCTCCACCAAATTTTTGGGCAATCTTATTTACATTTATCCTGCCTTTTGAGCGGAAACTTATCTTTGTTTTGCCATCTGTTTCTTCTCCAAAAAATATCGCAACTTTTGCACTGTTTATAGACCTTGCCTGATTGATAAAATCTTCTGTTTCTTCCAGGCAGGCACCAGATTTTTTTAGCATTTCCTGTGTTACCCAGAACCATACAATCTTTCCATCTTGTGTAGAAGAAAGGGTTGAAAGAGAAAGCCCAAGAAGTTTTATCTTTGAAAATGGATTTTTCTCATATATAAAAGAAAGCACTTCATCCTGTTTTAATCCGCACTTTAACATCTCTGCCACGGTTGTAAAACTTCTTTCAGTTGTATTTACAAACCTCAAACCTCCTGTATCTGTAATAATTGCCGTATATAGATACTTTACTTCTTTGATTGTTATAGGAAATTTAACGGTTTTTAAAAGTTCCCATATCATTTCACCCGTACTTGATGCACAAGGGTTTATCCAGTATATTCCGAAATTATCATTACTTATATGATGGTCAATATTTACAACCCTGATGTTGCCTGTTATATAAGACTCAACATTGCCAATCCTGAAAAGGTTTGAACTGTCAACTACAAGAAGAGTGTCAAAATTGGCATCCTGCGGAAGTTTGTTCTTGATTGTCCTCCAATAAGGTAAAAATCTATAATTAAAAGGAACAGGGTCTTCATTTACAATCCATACTTTTTTACCGATATGTTTTAAAAAACTTGCCATAGCAAGCTGACTTCCGATAGAATCTCCCTCAGGCCTTATATGGCTTGTCAGAAGAACAGATTTTGCTTTTCTTAAAACATCCAAAACCGTTTTTATAGAACCTCTTACATCTAATTTTTTTGACATATTTTTTTGGTTTAACACATATCTTTTTCTTTAATCTGTTGTAGTATCTTTTCTATTTTTATTGAATGGTCTAATGATTTATCAAGAACCAATGTTATCTCAGGTATAAATCTCAGCCTTACCTGTTGTCCGACCTTTTTTCTTATAAAAGGAAGCATCCCTTTAAGCAAAGAAAATCCCTCTTCCTTTTCCTTGCCCATTATACTTATAAATACCCTTGCAAACCTCAAATCGTTTGTGCATTCTACTCTTGTGACTGTTATAATTCCTGCTGAGGTATCCTTAAGCTCATTATGAATTATTGCACTTACAGACTCTCTTAAGACCTCTTCAACCCTTTGACATCTTATGCTTTTCATTGCAAACCCTTTCTGACCCAGTCTAACATCTGCTCTCTTGTCTTAATTTTACCATCTAAAAAAAGCGATTTTGCCAAACCAAATATTTTACCATATTCCGGACCAGGTTTTAAACCAAAACTTTTTAAGTCATCACCTGTTAAAGGAATACTGATATTTTTATAGATATTTACAAAATCAACAACCTTTTTTCTCTGTCTACTGTTGCACAATGCAAGGATAAGAAAAATTGCCTCCTTGGGAAGATTTACAAGCAAATCATAAATCTGATGAGGAAGGCGGGCACTTAAAATCTTTTTTGATACAACAGGCACATACTCTCTGCAATTGATAATAATGCTTGAGTCTTCTTTTGAAAATACAAACTTTTTTGTCACATCTGCAACATTTTTTTTTCTCATATACATCATCAATCCGGCCCAGTATAACCTCCATAATTTGATATCTGTTTTATCTATTATATTTAATACTTTTTGTAGTCTGTTCAATAACATTCTTGTTTTTCCCTTATATTTTAATGAAGGATGAATAAATGTAAGTTCATGAAGTTGATACATCCTGTCAATAGTCTTTACAGGTTCTTCTTCCTCAAAAATAAGTATAATCTCATCTCTTATTCTTTGATTCTCCAGTTTGCCTATAATCTGCATATTTACAGCACGTTCTATAAGTTGTCTTGTGTGGTTCTCTATCCTGAATCCTAATTTTTTTTCAAGTCGTACTGCCC contains:
- a CDS encoding phosphoglycerate mutase (catalyzes the interconversion of 3-phosphoglycerate and 2-phosphoglycerate; this enzyme does not require the cofactor 2,3-bisphosphoglycerate as a phosphate donor; BPG-independent PGAM; aPGAM); protein product: MITAEFLLELVQKTPSKIVLLVLDGIGGIPFKDGKTEIEFANTPNLDKVAGSGVCGMIDAVGSGITPGSGPGHLALFGYDPQKYLIGRGILEGLGIGLTLDKNSLAARGNFATMDKNKIITDRRAGRIATEKNIALCARIQKDISRIEDVEVIIKPGKEHRFVVVLHGEELGENLTDSDPQKEGRPANDIEALDEESKKSARVINMFIKSANNILKNEYPANTFLLRGIAKSPDIPNMQKLFKLTPSAIATYPMYKGLAHLVGMDILSVDGETIEDEILCLEKNYQKYDFFYVHIKKTDSAGEDGDFDKKVHAIEEVDKIIPRIFALKPDVLVITGDHSTPSKLRGHSWHPNPVILFSETCRPDGITHFCEKQCKTGGIGKIPAQELMALMLAHALKLEKYGA
- a CDS encoding ribosome-binding factor A translates to MKSIRCQRVEEVLRESVSAIIHNELKDTSAGIITVTRVECTNDLRFARVFISIMGKEKEEGFSLLKGMLPFIRKKVGQQVRLRFIPEITLVLDKSLDHSIKIEKILQQIKEKDMC
- a CDS encoding tRNA (adenosine(37)-N6)-threonylcarbamoyltransferase complex ATPase subunit type 1 TsaE produces the protein MEVSFSRQFISTSVKKTQDIGKILGQNLQNGSIIALFGELGTGKTTLTRGIAKGLGIKNIDFVISPSFVLIREYEGKIPLYHIDLYRLKKTSDILSLGIEEYFYGDGVCVIEWAEKIKTLLPDEKIDIKMFYENLDKRKIKINIFGKKYKPLLLYL
- a CDS encoding nitroreductase family protein → MFDILKKRKSVRKFKKDPVSKEKIKKIIDCARLAPTAINIQPWEFIVITVPEKIKQIADTTDHGKFISGAPCCIAIFCKDTKYYLEDGCAATENILLASAELDLGSCWVAGDKKFYAEEIRKILQVPEGYKLISLIPIGHPDEAPNPHKRTLEEVLHWEKW